A region from the Citrobacter koseri ATCC BAA-895 genome encodes:
- the pitA gene encoding inorganic phosphate transporter PitA produces the protein MLHLFAGLDLHTGLLLLLALAFVLFYEAINGFHDTANAVATVIYTRAMRSQLAVVMAAVFNFFGVLLGGLSVAYAIVHMLPTDLLLNMGSAHGLAMVFSMLLAAIIWNLGTWYFGLPASSSHTLIGAIIGIGLTNAMMTGTSVVDALNIPKVINIFGSLIVSPIVGLVFAGGLIFLLRRYWSGTKKRARIHLTPAEREKKDGKKKPPFWTRIALILSAIGVAFSHGANDGQKGIGLVMLVLIGVAPAGFVVNMNASGYEITRTRDAINNVETYFQQHPDLLKKVTGVDQLIPAPEPGATEPAEFHCHPANTINALDRAKGMLANLESYDTLSVDQRSQLRRIMLCISDTTDKVVKLPGVSNDDQRLLKKLKTDMLSTIEYAPIWIIMAVALALGIGTMIGWRRVATTIGEKIGKKGMTYAQGMSAQMTAAVSIGLASYTGMPVSTTHVLSSSVAGTMVVDGGGLQRKTVTSILMAWVFTLPAAIILSGVLYWISLKII, from the coding sequence ATGCTACATTTGTTTGCTGGCCTGGATTTACATACCGGGCTTTTATTATTGCTTGCTCTGGCTTTTGTGCTGTTCTACGAAGCGATTAACGGCTTCCATGATACAGCCAACGCAGTGGCAACCGTGATTTATACCCGTGCGATGCGTTCGCAACTGGCGGTTGTTATGGCTGCGGTCTTTAACTTCTTTGGCGTTCTACTGGGCGGTCTGAGTGTAGCCTATGCCATCGTGCATATGTTGCCTACGGATTTGCTGCTTAACATGGGTTCCGCACATGGCCTCGCTATGGTGTTCTCTATGTTGCTGGCGGCCATTATCTGGAACCTCGGTACATGGTACTTTGGTCTGCCTGCCTCCAGTTCCCATACGCTGATTGGCGCCATCATTGGTATCGGTTTAACCAATGCAATGATGACCGGCACTTCAGTGGTGGATGCGCTAAATATACCTAAAGTTATCAATATCTTTGGGTCATTGATTGTCTCCCCTATCGTAGGCCTGGTGTTTGCTGGCGGTCTGATCTTTTTGCTGCGTCGCTACTGGAGCGGCACTAAAAAGCGCGCACGTATCCACCTGACCCCTGCTGAACGTGAAAAGAAAGACGGTAAGAAAAAGCCGCCATTCTGGACGCGTATCGCACTTATCCTCTCGGCTATCGGCGTGGCGTTCTCTCATGGCGCTAACGATGGTCAGAAAGGCATTGGTCTGGTCATGCTGGTTCTGATTGGCGTGGCGCCTGCGGGCTTCGTCGTCAATATGAACGCATCCGGCTATGAAATTACCCGTACCCGCGACGCCATCAACAACGTCGAAACGTACTTCCAGCAGCACCCTGATCTGCTGAAAAAAGTCACCGGCGTGGATCAGCTGATTCCCGCACCGGAACCGGGCGCGACAGAACCCGCAGAGTTCCATTGCCACCCGGCGAATACCATCAATGCGCTTGATCGCGCGAAAGGTATGCTGGCGAATCTGGAAAGCTACGACACGTTAAGCGTTGACCAGCGTAGCCAGCTGCGTCGCATTATGCTGTGCATCTCCGACACGACCGATAAAGTCGTGAAGCTGCCTGGCGTAAGCAATGACGACCAGCGTCTGCTGAAAAAACTGAAAACCGATATGCTGAGCACCATTGAGTACGCGCCGATCTGGATAATCATGGCCGTCGCGCTGGCGCTGGGTATTGGCACCATGATCGGCTGGCGCCGCGTGGCGACCACCATCGGTGAGAAGATTGGTAAGAAAGGCATGACCTATGCGCAAGGGATGTCGGCGCAGATGACGGCCGCAGTCTCTATCGGTCTCGCCAGCTACACCGGTATGCCGGTATCCACCACGCACGTCCTTTCTTCCTCCGTCGCGGGGACAATGGTTGTGGACGGTGGCGGTCTACAGCGCAAAACGGTCACCAGCATTCTGATGGCCTGGGTGTTTACCCTGCCAGCGGCGATTATTCTGTCCGGCGTGCTGTACTGGATCTCGCTGAAGATTATCTAA
- the nikD gene encoding nickel import ATP-binding protein NikD has protein sequence MPQQIELQNIVLQADRPLVHGVSLALRRGRVLALVGGSGSGKSLTCAAALGILPAGVRQTAGAILADGQPISPCKLRGIKVATIMQNPRSAFNPLHTMAAHAKETCLASGKPADDATLIAALEAVGLENAARVLKLYPFEMSGGMLQRMMIAMALLCDAPFIIADEPTTDLDVVAQARILDLLESIMRSRAPGMLLVTHDMGVVARLADDVAVMDNGKIVELGDVETLFRTPQHSVTRNLVSAHLALYGMELAS, from the coding sequence ATGCCACAACAAATTGAATTACAAAACATTGTGTTGCAAGCAGACAGACCGTTGGTGCACGGCGTGTCGTTAGCGCTCAGGCGTGGGCGCGTACTGGCGCTGGTAGGCGGCAGCGGCAGCGGTAAATCGCTGACCTGCGCGGCGGCGCTGGGCATCCTGCCCGCAGGCGTGCGTCAGACAGCGGGCGCCATTCTGGCCGATGGTCAGCCGATTTCCCCCTGCAAGCTGCGTGGAATTAAGGTCGCGACCATCATGCAGAACCCGCGCAGCGCCTTTAATCCGCTGCACACGATGGCGGCCCACGCAAAAGAAACCTGCCTGGCGTCAGGTAAACCGGCGGATGACGCCACGCTTATCGCGGCGCTGGAGGCGGTAGGTCTGGAAAATGCCGCGCGGGTGCTGAAGCTTTACCCGTTCGAGATGAGCGGCGGCATGCTGCAACGCATGATGATTGCAATGGCGCTGCTGTGTGACGCGCCGTTCATCATCGCGGACGAACCAACAACCGACCTGGACGTGGTCGCCCAGGCACGAATCCTCGATCTCCTGGAAAGCATTATGCGCAGCCGCGCGCCCGGTATGCTGCTGGTCACTCATGATATGGGCGTCGTCGCGCGACTGGCGGACGATGTGGCAGTAATGGACAACGGCAAGATCGTAGAACTGGGTGACGTTGAAACGTTATTCCGCACCCCGCAGCATAGCGTGACGCGTAATCTGGTTTCGGCGCATCTCGCGCTGTACGGTATGGAGTTAGCCTCATGA
- the nikE gene encoding nickel import ATP-binding protein NikE yields MTLLTVSGISHQYAHANLSGKHQHHTVLKEVSLSLKSGETVALLGRSGCGKSTLARLLVGLESPTQGRVCWQDEPLSTLNRARQKAFRRDIQMVFQDSISAVNPRKTVREILREPMRHLLSLSRAEQIARASEMLRAVDLDDTLLDKRPPQLSGGQLQRVCLARALAVEPKLLILDEAVSNLDLVLQAGVIRLLKKLQQQFGTACLFITHDLRLVERFCHRVMVMDEGQIVETRTVGDTLTFSSDAGRVLQNAVLPAFPVRRRATEKV; encoded by the coding sequence ATGACGTTACTGACGGTAAGCGGTATTTCCCATCAATACGCGCACGCTAACCTCAGCGGCAAACATCAGCATCACACGGTGCTGAAAGAGGTGTCATTAAGCCTGAAAAGCGGCGAAACCGTGGCGTTATTGGGGCGTAGCGGCTGCGGGAAAAGCACGCTTGCCCGCCTGCTGGTCGGGCTGGAATCGCCGACGCAGGGCCGTGTCTGCTGGCAGGACGAGCCGCTCTCCACGCTTAACCGGGCCAGACAAAAAGCGTTTCGCCGTGATATCCAGATGGTGTTTCAGGACTCAATCAGCGCGGTAAACCCGCGTAAAACCGTACGCGAGATCCTGCGTGAACCGATGCGCCATTTGCTGTCGCTTTCCAGAGCCGAGCAAATCGCGCGCGCCAGCGAGATGCTGCGGGCGGTGGATCTGGACGACACGCTTCTGGATAAACGTCCGCCACAGCTGAGCGGCGGGCAATTACAACGCGTCTGCCTGGCGCGGGCGCTGGCGGTCGAACCCAAATTACTGATTCTGGATGAAGCGGTCTCCAACCTCGATCTGGTATTGCAGGCGGGCGTCATTCGTCTGCTCAAAAAGCTGCAACAGCAGTTCGGCACCGCCTGTCTGTTTATCACCCACGATTTACGTCTGGTGGAACGTTTTTGCCACCGGGTAATGGTGATGGATGAAGGGCAGATTGTTGAGACGCGAACCGTAGGTGACACATTAACCTTTTCCTCTGACGCCGGGCGTGTGTTACAAAATGCGGTACTTCCCGCATTTCCCGTGCGCCGTCGCGCGACAGAAAAGGTTTAA
- the rbbA gene encoding ribosome-associated ATPase/putative transporter RbbA, which produces MTNLARLPIPPVAHLDGVSQHYGATVALNNITLDIPARCMVGLIGPDGVGKSSLLSLISGARVIEQGNVRVLGGDMRDATHRRDVCPRIAWMPQGLGKNLYHTLSVYENVDFFARLFGHDKAEREARITDLLNSTGLAPFRDRPAGKLSGGMKQKLGLCCALIHDPELLILDEPTTGVDPLSRAQFWALIDSIRQRQTNMSVLVATAYMEEAERFDWLVAMNAGEVMATGSAQELRDKTGSATLEQAFIALLPEAQRQAHKPVVIPPYDATQEEIAIEAKDLTMRFGNFVAVDHVNFRIPRGEIFGFLGSNGCGKSTTMKMLTGLLPASEGEAWLFGQSVDPKDIETRRRVGYMSQAFSLYSELTVRQNLELHARLFHIPDAEIPQRVAQMSERFMLSDVEDMLPEALPLGIRQRLSLAVAVIHRPEMLILDEPTSGVDPVARDMFWQLMVDLSRQDKVTIFISTHFMNEAERCDRMSLMHAGKVLASGTPQELVERRGAASLEEAFISWLQEAAGPAPVSPLPTTDAPDAHKTSKPPRQGFSLRRLFSYSRREALELRRDPVRSTLALLGTVILMLIMGYGISMDVENLRFAVLDRDRTVSSQAWSLNLAGSRYFIEQPPLTSYDDLDRRMRSGEVAVAIELPPNFGRDIARGTPVQIGVWVDGAMPSRAETVRGYVQAMHQSWLQDVASRQPNASSQGGLMTIETRYRYNPDVKSLPAIVPAVIPLLLMMIPSMLSALSVVREKELGSIINLYVTPTTRSEFLLGKQLPYIALGMLNFLLLCALSVFVFGVPHKGSFLTLTLAALLYVTIATGMGLLISTFMKSQIAAIFGTSIITLIPATQFSGMIDPVASLEGPGRWIGEIYPTSHFLTIARGTFSKALDLMDLWPLFVPLAIAIPLVIGLSVLLLKKQEG; this is translated from the coding sequence ATGACGAACCTGGCGCGTCTTCCCATTCCTCCCGTGGCGCACCTTGACGGCGTGAGTCAGCATTACGGGGCAACGGTGGCGCTGAACAACATCACGCTGGATATCCCCGCTCGCTGTATGGTGGGGCTGATTGGCCCGGACGGCGTCGGTAAGTCGAGCCTGCTATCACTTATCTCCGGCGCGCGCGTTATCGAGCAGGGCAATGTGCGGGTGCTGGGCGGCGACATGCGCGACGCGACGCACCGCCGCGATGTCTGCCCACGGATAGCCTGGATGCCGCAGGGGCTGGGAAAGAACCTCTACCATACGCTGTCGGTGTATGAGAACGTCGATTTCTTCGCGCGTCTCTTCGGGCATGATAAAGCGGAGCGTGAAGCGCGAATTACCGATCTGCTGAACAGCACCGGGCTGGCGCCGTTTCGCGATCGCCCGGCGGGGAAGCTCTCGGGCGGCATGAAACAAAAACTGGGGCTGTGCTGCGCGCTGATCCATGACCCGGAACTGCTGATTCTTGATGAGCCTACCACCGGGGTTGACCCGCTTTCCCGCGCCCAGTTCTGGGCGTTGATCGACAGCATTCGTCAGCGGCAGACTAACATGAGCGTGCTGGTCGCCACGGCCTATATGGAAGAAGCCGAGCGTTTCGACTGGCTGGTGGCGATGAACGCAGGTGAAGTGATGGCGACGGGCAGTGCGCAAGAACTGCGGGACAAAACCGGCAGCGCCACGCTGGAGCAGGCGTTTATCGCCCTGTTGCCAGAGGCGCAGCGCCAGGCGCACAAACCCGTTGTTATCCCGCCTTATGATGCGACGCAGGAAGAGATAGCCATTGAGGCGAAAGATCTGACCATGCGGTTTGGCAATTTCGTCGCCGTCGATCACGTCAATTTCCGCATCCCGCGCGGAGAGATTTTTGGTTTTCTGGGATCGAACGGCTGCGGCAAGTCCACCACCATGAAAATGCTCACCGGGCTGCTGCCTGCCAGCGAAGGGGAAGCCTGGCTGTTCGGACAGTCGGTTGACCCGAAGGATATCGAAACCCGCCGCCGGGTGGGTTACATGTCGCAGGCGTTTTCACTCTACAGCGAGCTGACCGTGCGGCAAAACCTGGAGCTACATGCCCGCCTGTTCCACATCCCGGACGCAGAGATTCCGCAGCGCGTAGCGCAGATGAGCGAGCGTTTTATGCTCTCTGACGTCGAAGATATGCTGCCGGAGGCGCTGCCGCTCGGTATTCGCCAGCGCTTGTCGCTGGCGGTGGCGGTGATCCATCGCCCGGAAATGCTGATTCTGGATGAGCCGACCTCCGGCGTGGACCCGGTCGCCAGGGATATGTTCTGGCAGTTGATGGTGGATCTGTCGCGCCAGGATAAGGTGACCATTTTTATCTCCACCCACTTTATGAACGAAGCGGAACGCTGTGACCGCATGTCGCTGATGCACGCCGGAAAGGTGCTTGCCAGCGGCACGCCGCAGGAACTGGTAGAGCGGCGGGGCGCAGCCAGTCTTGAAGAGGCGTTTATCTCCTGGTTACAGGAAGCCGCAGGGCCAGCGCCAGTATCACCGCTGCCGACAACGGACGCGCCAGACGCGCATAAAACGAGTAAACCGCCGCGCCAGGGCTTTAGTCTGCGACGCCTGTTCAGCTACAGCCGCCGTGAAGCGCTGGAGCTGCGCCGCGATCCGGTGCGGTCAACGCTGGCCTTGCTGGGGACGGTCATTTTGATGCTGATCATGGGCTACGGTATCAGCATGGATGTGGAAAACCTGCGCTTTGCCGTGCTCGATCGCGATCGGACCGTCAGCAGCCAGGCCTGGTCGTTGAACCTGGCGGGGTCTCGCTATTTTATCGAGCAGCCGCCGCTTACCAGCTATGACGATCTTGACCGGCGTATGCGCTCGGGCGAGGTGGCGGTCGCGATAGAACTTCCGCCCAATTTTGGACGGGATATCGCCCGCGGCACGCCGGTGCAGATTGGCGTGTGGGTGGATGGCGCAATGCCCAGTCGCGCGGAAACGGTGAGGGGATACGTACAGGCGATGCACCAGAGCTGGCTACAGGATGTGGCGAGCCGTCAGCCGAATGCCAGCAGCCAGGGCGGGCTGATGACCATTGAAACGCGCTATCGCTACAACCCGGATGTGAAAAGCCTGCCAGCGATTGTGCCGGCGGTAATTCCGCTGCTGTTGATGATGATCCCGTCAATGCTCAGCGCCCTGAGCGTGGTGCGTGAAAAAGAGCTGGGATCGATTATCAACTTGTATGTGACGCCGACCACCCGTAGCGAATTTTTACTCGGTAAACAGTTGCCGTACATCGCGCTGGGGATGCTGAACTTCCTGTTGCTCTGCGCGCTGTCGGTGTTTGTTTTTGGCGTGCCGCATAAGGGCAGCTTCCTGACGCTCACCCTGGCGGCGCTGCTTTACGTCACCATTGCCACCGGGATGGGGCTGCTGATTTCGACGTTTATGAAAAGCCAGATCGCCGCGATTTTCGGCACCTCGATCATTACGCTGATCCCGGCGACGCAGTTCTCCGGGATGATCGACCCGGTGGCGTCGCTGGAAGGGCCGGGGAGATGGATCGGCGAGATCTACCCGACCAGCCATTTTCTGACGATCGCGCGCGGTACGTTCTCGAAAGCGCTGGATCTGATGGATCTCTGGCCGCTGTTCGTGCCGTTGGCGATCGCCATTCCGCTGGTGATTGGCCTGAGCGTATTGCTGCTGAAAAAACAGGAGGGGTGA
- a CDS encoding ABC transporter permease, translating to MRRLRNIYNLGIKELRSLLGDKAMLTLIVFAFTISVYSSATVLPGSLHLAPIAIADMDQSQLSNRIVNSFYRPWFLPPEMITADEMDAGLDAGRYTFAVNIPPNFQRDVLAGRQPDIQVNVDATRMSQAFTGNSYIQNIISGEVNSFVARYRDNSEPLVSLETRMRFNPNLDPAWFGGVMAIINNITMLAIVLTGSALIREREHGTIEHLLVMPITPFEIMMAKVWSMGLVVLVVSGLSLMLMVKGVLGVPIEGSIPLFMLGVALSLFATTSIGIFMGTLARSMPQLGLLMILVLLPLQMLSGGSTPRESMPQMVQDIMLTMPTTHFVSLAQAILYRGAGFGIVWPQFLTLLAIGSAFFLIALLRFRKTIGTMA from the coding sequence ATGCGCCGATTACGCAATATTTATAACCTCGGCATCAAAGAGTTACGCAGCCTGCTGGGGGATAAGGCAATGCTGACGCTGATTGTCTTTGCCTTCACGATTTCGGTGTACTCCTCCGCCACCGTTCTGCCGGGTTCGCTGCACCTTGCGCCAATCGCGATTGCCGATATGGACCAGTCTCAGCTGTCGAATCGCATTGTGAACAGCTTCTATCGCCCGTGGTTCCTGCCGCCGGAGATGATCACCGCCGATGAGATGGACGCCGGACTGGATGCCGGACGTTACACCTTTGCCGTCAATATTCCGCCCAATTTCCAACGGGATGTGCTGGCGGGGCGGCAGCCGGATATTCAGGTGAACGTCGATGCGACGCGCATGAGTCAGGCGTTTACCGGCAACAGCTATATCCAGAACATCATCAGCGGCGAGGTGAACAGCTTTGTGGCGCGTTACCGCGACAATAGCGAGCCGCTGGTCTCACTGGAAACCCGGATGCGCTTCAACCCGAATCTGGACCCGGCATGGTTCGGCGGCGTAATGGCGATTATTAATAACATCACCATGCTGGCGATTGTGCTGACCGGCTCGGCGCTGATCCGCGAGCGGGAGCACGGGACGATTGAACACCTGCTGGTGATGCCGATCACCCCGTTTGAGATCATGATGGCGAAGGTCTGGTCGATGGGGCTGGTGGTGCTGGTGGTTTCCGGGCTGTCGCTGATGCTGATGGTGAAGGGGGTACTCGGCGTGCCGATTGAGGGCTCCATTCCGCTGTTTATGCTGGGGGTCGCGTTAAGCCTGTTCGCCACCACGTCTATCGGCATTTTTATGGGCACCCTGGCGCGTTCGATGCCGCAACTGGGGCTGCTGATGATTCTGGTGCTGCTGCCGTTGCAGATGCTCTCCGGCGGTTCCACGCCGCGTGAAAGTATGCCGCAGATGGTGCAGGACATCATGCTGACGATGCCGACCACTCACTTTGTCAGCCTCGCGCAGGCGATACTTTATCGCGGCGCCGGGTTTGGCATCGTCTGGCCACAGTTTCTGACGCTGCTGGCGATCGGCAGCGCTTTCTTCCTGATAGCGCTACTGCGTTTCAGAAAGACGATTGGCACGATGGCGTAA
- the nikR gene encoding nickel-responsive transcriptional regulator NikR: protein MQRVTITLDDDLLETLDSLSQRRGYNNRSEAIRDILRGALAQEATQEHGTQGFAVLSYVYEHEKRDLASRIVSTQHHHHDLSVATLHVHINHDDCLEIAVLKGDMGDVQHFADDVIAQRGVRHGHLQCLPKEE, encoded by the coding sequence ATGCAACGTGTCACTATTACTCTTGATGACGATTTACTCGAAACGCTGGATAGCCTGAGCCAGCGCCGGGGCTACAACAACCGCTCCGAAGCGATTCGTGACATTCTGCGCGGCGCGCTGGCGCAGGAGGCCACGCAGGAGCACGGCACCCAAGGCTTCGCGGTGCTCTCGTATGTTTATGAGCATGAGAAACGCGATTTAGCCAGTCGCATCGTTTCCACTCAGCATCATCACCATGATTTGTCGGTGGCGACGCTGCATGTACACATTAATCACGACGACTGTCTGGAGATCGCCGTACTGAAAGGCGATATGGGCGACGTTCAGCATTTTGCCGATGACGTCATCGCCCAGCGCGGCGTGCGCCACGGTCATTTGCAGTGTTTGCCGAAGGAAGAGTGA
- a CDS encoding NAD(P)/FAD-dependent oxidoreductase, with protein sequence MERFDAVIIGAGAAGMFCAAQAGQAGRRVLLIDNGKKPGRKILMSGGGRCNFTNLYVEPAAYLSQNLHFCKSALARYTQWDFIDLVGKHGIAWHEKTLGQLFCDDSAQQIVDMLVAECAKGNVTMRLRSEVLSIARDDEGFTLELNGMTVAAKKVVIATGGLSMPGLGASPLGYKIAEQFGLDVLPTRAGLVPFTLHKPLLEQLQVLSGVSVPAVIAAQDGTVFRENLLFTHRGLSGPAVLQISSFWQPGEFVSINLLPEVDPDDFLNEQRCAHPNQSLKNTLAMQLPKRLVECLQQLGQIPDVSLKQLNAREQQALIETLTEWRVQPNGTEGYRTAEVTLGGVNTDELSSRTMEARKVPGLYFIGEVMDVTGWLGGYNFQWAWSSAWACAQALSEG encoded by the coding sequence GTGGAAAGGTTTGATGCCGTTATTATAGGCGCTGGCGCGGCGGGTATGTTCTGTGCGGCGCAGGCCGGTCAGGCGGGGCGCCGCGTGCTGCTCATCGATAATGGTAAAAAACCGGGGCGTAAGATCCTGATGTCCGGCGGCGGGCGCTGCAACTTCACGAATCTGTATGTCGAACCTGCTGCCTATCTGAGCCAGAACCTCCATTTCTGCAAATCGGCGCTGGCGCGTTACACCCAGTGGGACTTTATCGATCTGGTGGGCAAACACGGCATCGCCTGGCATGAAAAGACGCTCGGCCAGCTGTTCTGCGACGACTCTGCGCAGCAAATTGTCGATATGCTGGTGGCGGAATGCGCAAAGGGCAACGTGACGATGCGCCTGCGCAGCGAAGTGCTCAGCATTGCGCGTGATGACGAAGGGTTTACCCTGGAACTGAACGGCATGACGGTCGCGGCGAAAAAAGTGGTGATCGCCACGGGCGGTCTCTCCATGCCCGGTCTGGGCGCGTCGCCGTTGGGTTATAAAATTGCCGAACAGTTTGGTCTGGATGTCCTGCCGACCCGCGCCGGGCTGGTGCCCTTCACGTTGCATAAACCGCTGCTGGAGCAGCTTCAGGTGTTATCCGGCGTTTCGGTGCCTGCGGTGATCGCGGCGCAGGACGGTACGGTATTCCGTGAAAATCTGCTCTTTACCCACCGTGGGCTGTCAGGCCCGGCGGTTTTACAGATTTCGAGTTTCTGGCAGCCCGGCGAATTTGTCAGCATCAATTTGCTGCCGGAGGTCGATCCTGATGATTTCCTCAATGAACAACGTTGCGCGCACCCGAATCAAAGCCTGAAAAATACGCTGGCGATGCAGTTGCCGAAGCGCCTGGTGGAATGTTTACAGCAGCTTGGGCAAATCCCGGATGTTTCCCTGAAACAGTTGAACGCACGCGAGCAGCAAGCGCTGATTGAAACGCTGACCGAATGGCGCGTACAGCCTAATGGTACGGAAGGCTATCGCACGGCGGAAGTGACGCTTGGCGGCGTGAACACCGATGAACTTTCTTCGCGCACGATGGAGGCCCGAAAAGTGCCGGGACTTTATTTTATCGGCGAGGTGATGGATGTCACCGGTTGGCTGGGGGGCTATAACTTCCAGTGGGCCTGGTCGAGCGCGTGGGCATGTGCGCAGGCGCTGAGCGAAGGATAA
- a CDS encoding magnesium transporter, producing MSSIHVCNAHHPAPAFDGDAIAQYMRTDFIMLPDHLSVHEAREFFVSQLTSDDIPGQVFVVAEKQLRGVLSIKKLLQASDTAQSIHALMDSCLFRVKPDDERPHIIAELTERQLDLVPVVDKGELVGCLMEKEIAHLLEDDVTEDVQRQGATLPLEKPYLDISPWTLWKKRSVWLLLLFVAEAYTSSVLQHFEEALESAIALAFFIPLLIGTGGNSGTQITSTLVRAMALGEVRLRDMGRVIRKEASTSLLIAITLGLAGCLRAWMMGIGVEITLIVSLTLVCITLWSAVVSSVIPMVLKRIGIDPAVVSAPFIATLIDGTGLIIYFKIAQYFLGLN from the coding sequence ATGTCATCCATCCACGTTTGCAACGCACATCACCCGGCTCCGGCTTTTGACGGCGATGCTATCGCGCAATATATGCGTACCGATTTTATTATGCTGCCGGATCATCTCAGCGTTCATGAGGCGCGTGAATTCTTTGTGTCGCAACTCACCTCAGATGATATTCCCGGCCAGGTGTTTGTGGTTGCGGAAAAACAGCTGCGCGGGGTTTTATCCATCAAGAAACTTTTACAGGCAAGCGACACGGCGCAATCTATCCACGCCTTAATGGACAGTTGCCTGTTTCGCGTCAAACCCGACGACGAACGTCCACACATCATTGCCGAGCTGACCGAACGCCAGCTCGATCTGGTGCCGGTCGTCGATAAAGGCGAGCTGGTCGGCTGCCTGATGGAAAAAGAGATTGCCCATCTTCTGGAAGATGACGTCACTGAAGACGTGCAGCGCCAGGGGGCGACGCTGCCGCTGGAGAAACCGTATCTGGACATCAGCCCGTGGACGCTGTGGAAGAAACGTTCTGTGTGGCTACTGCTGCTGTTTGTGGCGGAAGCCTATACCAGTAGCGTACTGCAACATTTCGAAGAGGCGCTGGAGTCAGCGATTGCGCTGGCCTTCTTCATCCCCCTGCTGATTGGCACCGGCGGCAACAGCGGCACACAAATAACCTCTACGCTGGTGCGCGCAATGGCACTGGGCGAAGTGCGGCTGCGCGACATGGGGCGGGTCATTCGCAAAGAGGCATCGACCTCGCTGCTGATCGCCATAACGCTGGGCCTGGCGGGTTGTCTGCGCGCCTGGATGATGGGTATCGGCGTGGAAATCACGCTGATCGTCAGCCTGACGCTGGTATGCATTACGCTGTGGAGCGCGGTGGTGTCATCGGTGATCCCGATGGTGCTCAAGCGCATCGGCATCGACCCTGCGGTGGTCTCCGCGCCGTTTATCGCCACGCTGATCGACGGCACCGGACTGATTATCTACTTTAAAATCGCCCAGTATTTTCTTGGCCTGAACTGA
- a CDS encoding HlyD family secretion protein, translating to MDKIKRHLVWWSVGILVAIAAVAWWMLRPAGVPDGFAASNGRIEATEVDIATKIAGRIDTILVSEGQFVRQGEVLAKMDTRVLQEQRLEAIAQIKEAESAVAAARALLEQRQSETRAAQSVVKQREAELDSVSKRHVRSRSLSQRGAVSAQQLDDDRAAAESARAALESAKAQVSATKAAIEAARTSIIQAQTRVDAAQATERRIVADIDDSELKAPRDGRVQYRVAEPGEVLSAGGRVLNMVDLSDVYMTFFLPTEQAGLLKIGGEARLVLDAAPSLRIPATISFVASVAQFTPKTVETSDERLKLMFRVKARIPPALLQQHLEYVKTGLPGMAWVRLDEQRPWPDDLAVRLPQ from the coding sequence ATGGACAAAATAAAGCGTCATCTGGTGTGGTGGAGTGTTGGCATCCTGGTGGCAATAGCAGCCGTAGCGTGGTGGATGCTACGTCCTGCTGGCGTACCGGATGGCTTTGCCGCCAGCAACGGCAGAATTGAGGCAACAGAAGTCGATATTGCCACCAAAATCGCCGGTCGAATTGACACCATTCTGGTGTCGGAAGGGCAATTTGTGCGCCAGGGCGAGGTGCTGGCGAAGATGGACACCCGCGTGTTGCAGGAACAGCGGTTGGAAGCCATCGCGCAAATCAAAGAGGCTGAAAGCGCGGTTGCCGCCGCGCGCGCCCTGCTGGAGCAACGCCAGAGCGAAACGCGCGCCGCCCAGTCGGTGGTGAAGCAGCGTGAAGCCGAGCTGGATTCGGTCTCCAAACGTCATGTGCGTTCCCGTTCGCTGTCGCAGCGCGGTGCGGTTTCCGCTCAACAGCTGGATGACGATCGCGCCGCTGCCGAAAGCGCTCGCGCCGCGCTGGAATCCGCCAAAGCCCAGGTCTCTGCGACGAAAGCGGCGATTGAAGCGGCCCGCACCAGCATTATTCAGGCGCAGACCCGCGTAGACGCGGCGCAGGCTACCGAACGACGCATTGTGGCGGACATCGATGACAGTGAATTAAAAGCGCCGCGAGATGGCCGCGTCCAGTACCGCGTTGCCGAACCGGGAGAGGTGCTGTCTGCGGGCGGCCGGGTGCTGAATATGGTCGATCTCAGCGATGTCTACATGACCTTCTTCCTGCCGACCGAGCAGGCCGGCCTGCTGAAAATTGGCGGAGAAGCGCGCCTGGTGCTGGATGCCGCGCCCAGCCTGCGCATTCCGGCCACCATCAGTTTTGTCGCCAGCGTCGCGCAGTTCACGCCGAAAACCGTCGAAACCAGCGATGAACGGCTGAAGCTGATGTTCCGCGTGAAGGCGCGTATCCCGCCAGCGCTGTTACAGCAGCATCTGGAATACGTTAAAACCGGTTTGCCGGGTATGGCATGGGTACGGCTGGATGAACAGCGTCCCTGGCCTGACGATCTGGCGGTGAGGCTGCCGCAATGA